One stretch of Paroedura picta isolate Pp20150507F chromosome 13, Ppicta_v3.0, whole genome shotgun sequence DNA includes these proteins:
- the FZD10 gene encoding frizzled-10, with amino-acid sequence MDAPGGRSKQTLGLLLQLVCTCLGISSMDLDRPGDGRCQPIEIPMCKEIGYNMTRMPNLMGHEDQREAAIQLHEFAPLVEYGCHGHLKFFLCSLYAPMCTEQVSAPIPACRVMCEQARLKCSPIMEQFTFKWPDSLDCAKLPNKNDPNYLCMEAPNNGSEEPPRGSGMLPPIFRPQRPPVAGHDPQPPKDGLGGAACENPGKFHYVEKSASCAPLCAPGVDVYWSREDKRFTVVWIAVWSVLCFFSSAFTVLTFLIDPQRFKYPERPIIFLSMCYCVYSLGYIIRLFAGAESVACDRDSGQLYVIQEGLESTGCTLVFLVLYYFGMASSLWWVILTLTWFLAAGKKWGHEAIEANSSYFHLAAWAVPAVKTIMILVMRRVAGDELTGLCYVGSMDVVALTGFVLVPLACYLVVGTSFILSGFVALFHIRRVMKTGGENTDKLEKLMVRIGVFSVLYTVPATCVIACYFYERLNMDYWKALAAQQKCTVNDQTKQPDCALSGSIPAIEIFMVKVFMLLVVGITSGMWIWTSKTLQSWQGVCSRRLKKRTRRKPASVIASGGLYKKPQQLPKVRHAKYESALQPPTCV; translated from the coding sequence ATGGATGCCCCCGGCGGGCGCTCCAAGCAGACCCTGGGGCTCCTCCTGCAACTGGTGTGCACCTGCCTGGGCATCAGCTCCATGGACCTCGACCGGCCGGGGGATGGGCGCTGCCAGCCCATCGAGATCCCCATGTGCAAAGAGATCGGCTACAACATGACCCGCATGCCCAACCTGATGGGCCACGAGGACCAGCGCGAGGCGGCCATCCAGCTGCACGAGTTCGCCCCCCTGGTGGAGTACGGTTGCCACGGCCACCTGAAGTTCTTCCTGTGCTCCCTCTACGCCCCCATGTGCACGGAGCAGGTCTCCGCCCCCATCCCGGCCTGCCGGGTGATGTGTGAGCAGGCCCGCCTCAAGTGCTCGCCCATCATGGAGCAGTTCACCTTCAAGTGGCCCGACTCGCTGGACTGCGCCAAGCTGCCCAACAAGAACGACCCCAACTACTTGTGCATGGAGGCCCCCAACAACGGGTCGGAAGAGCCGCCCCGGGGATCGGGCATGTTGCCCCCCATCTTCCGGCCCCAGAGGCCCCCCGTGGCCGGGCACGACCCGCAGCCGCCGAAGGACGGGCTGGGAGGGGCGGCCTGCGAGAACCCGGGCAAGTTCCACTACGTGGAGAAGAGCGCCTCTTGCGCCCCGCTGTGCGCCCCCGGGGTGGACGTCTACTGGAGCCGCGAGGACAAGCGCTTCACCGTCGTCTGGATCGCCGTCTGGTCCGTCCTCTGCTTCTTCTCCAGCGCCTTCACCGTCCTCACGTTCCTGATCGACCCGCAGCGCTTCAAGTACCCGGAGAGGCCCATCATCTTCCTCTCCATGTGCTACTGCGTCTACTCGCTGGGCTACATCATCCGCCTCTTTGCCGGGGCGGAGAGCGTCGCCTGCGACCGGGACAGCGGGCAACTCTACGTcatccaggaaggcctggagagcaCCGGCTGCACCCTGGTCTTCCTCGTCCTGTACTATTTCGGCATGGCCAGCTCCCTTTGGTGGGTGATCTTGACTCTCACTTGGTTCCTGGCGGCCGGGAAGAAATGGGGCCACGAAGCCATCGAGGCCAACAGCAGCTACTTCCACCTGGCCGCCTGGGCTGTCCCGGCCGTGAAGACCATCATGATCCTGGTGATGCGGAGGGTGGCCGGGGACGAGCTGACGGGTTTGTGCTACGTGGGGAGCATGGATGTGGTCGCCTTGACGGGCTTCGTCCTGGTCCCCTTGGCTTGCTACCTGGTCGTAGGGACCTCGTTCATCCTCTCCGGCTTCGTGGCCCTTTTCCACATCAGGAGGGTCATGAAAACCGGCGGGGAAAACACCGACAAGCTGGAGAAGCTCATGGTCCGGATCGGGGTCTTCTCCGTCTTGTACACGGTGCCGGCCACCTGCGTCATTGCGTGCTATTTTTACGAGCGGTTGAACATGGATTACTGGAAGGCCTTGGCCGCGCAGCAGAAGTGTACGGTGAACGACCAGACGAAGCAGCCGGACTGCGCCCTGAGCGGCTCCATCCCGGCCATCGAGATTTTCATGGTCAAGGTCTTCATGCTGCTGGTGGTGGGCATCACCAGCGGCATGTGGATCTGGACCTCCAAAACCCTCCAGTCCTGGCAGGGCGTCTGCAGCCGGAGGCTCAAGAAGAGGACGCGGAGGAAGCCGGCCAGCGTGATCGCGAGCGGGGGACTTTACAAAAAGCCCCAGCAGCTGCCCAAAGTCCGCCACGCGAAATATGAGTCTGCGCTGCAGCCCCCCACCTGCGTGTGA